The following DNA comes from Cervus elaphus chromosome 8, mCerEla1.1, whole genome shotgun sequence.
ATGGATTAATATGTTTAAGTCACCTTGCACAagcctggagtgtgtgtgtgtgtgcacgtgcgtgtatgtgttgctcagtcgtgtctgactctttgcatccctttgggctgtagcccaccacactcttcttcccatggaattctccaggtaagaatactggagtggcaccattcccttctccagagcacaAGCCCTGTACATAACACACAATTACATtcaccccctcctccctgtcccccacacACCCTCTGTTCTTATTCTCCTCACCCTTACTTCAACCTTCCTTATCCACTTCTCTAGATATTACACTTCCTCCCAAGACCACTTCAACTTCCTAAATAAAGCTTTTCTGGACAAACTTTCTCTTTCAGTGTCTCCCCTGTTACTCCAGACATTCTCTTAACTGATGTTACATTCCTGTTTGTCTCCCCTAAAGCTACCAGAGAGCAGGAACTATCTTTTCTGCATCTCAGTATCTCCAATATGGGCCAGCACTAAATGCTTACTATACACAGACATAGTTTCCCTTCCCCTATCATAGCAGAATTTGGAGTTAGGGTGGTATATACTGACATTAAAAAGTGCTTTATCAGAGAGTTCCCCGGTGGcctggtggttaggattccagcTTTCACTGCTACGgctcaggttcgacccctggttggagaactgaaATCTCTCAAGCTGTgggacatggccaaaaaaaaggtgCTTTATCGAGAAAAAATaatgataccatatataaaaaattaagtggTTTATCAGTAGCCAGAACCACGGGATGCAGAGGCGGGTTACTGTGAATCAGCAACGTCAAGGCAGCAAAGGGGCAGGAGATGCTGCCCCCAAACGAACACCTTGGTGCCAAAGGCCAGAATCAGGAGGCGGGAGGGGTGAAGGGGCAGGGTACTCTGTCCGTAGAGTCTGTCAAAGCCTTCTAGACATCTGTATCCTACACAAAAAACAACACGGTCAGCTCAATTCTTAAACTGagtatctataaaaattttttgaagaaaagcaTTTCATGGTATGCAAATTAACAAGAAAGCAGTCAATtgtaaattttaattgaaatacttGTAACTCGTTAACTTcggaaacaattttttaaacttttatttgtacacaaaaaatatttaatatttaatgcacTTATTCAAAATATGGTTTGGAGTGATGTAGAACCTCCACAAACCCCTGAAATGGGGTCTTAGaagatcttctttttttttttttttttagaagatctTCTAAGTGTCCTTATACCACttgcgggcttcccaggtagctcagctggtaaagaatccgcctgcaatgccggagaatgcaggaggcctgggttcgacccctggttgcatacatcccctggaggagatcatggcaacccactttagtattcttgcctggagaatcccaatggacagaggagacgggtgggctacaggccacggggtcacaagagtcggacacgactgaggcactAGGCACCACAGCACACACCCCTTCCAATCTCCAGATTCCAGGTCCTGATACTAATCACTCCGCTCTACAGACTCTTCTAAATCTGGCAAGGGCTAAAGTGAAGCTCTAGTGGTCTACCACGCCGGTGTTGATTTATGTACTGTTAAATTCGTAGGACTTAAAGGTAACAAAATACTCCCCATCCACAACGAAGCTGCGTGACTTGAAGCCACAATTAACAAGAATGCGAGGCGGCCCAGCATGGTAGAAGACCACAGACTCTAAAACCACACTGACTCCCAGAGCCACAGCTGTCTGCGGTTTCTACCTCTGAAGGATGGAAATAATAGTCTCCAGCTCACAGTGTTGTTGCAAGATTTAATCGTAAAGCTGGGGAAAAGTGCCTGGCCCAGAGTCAGCGCTGTTTAAGTATCATTAGCAGGGACACTTCACAGCCTGCAAACTGCGCCCCCCCTTTTTCCGTCCCACTTCAGACGTTTTCCAGGACAATGAAGAGAGCATGTAGCAAGGCCGTAAACCTGAGAATCAGGGCCCCGGCCCCTCTAGAGCCCTATCCTATCTCGACGCAACCCGGTTTTCTGCGCCCATCTCTGCCCTGTGGCTATCAGGTGCTGCCACAGCCCTCCACCGAAGACTCACCAGTCTCGGGAGAATCCAATTCTCCCAAGACTCACCAGTCTCGGGACTCCGTGAGCGCTACTTCCGGTCCTGCGCGGAACGTCCTGCTGCTGTGAAAGTGGGCGGGACGCCGGAGCCGGGCGGAAGAGGTCCTTTACATTTTACGTCTGAGCCCAAGGCAATTCTAGAGGTTGTCCAGAATTAACGCTTCTTGTCCTAGTGTAATTATTGAACGAGCCCCCTTTCAAGGTCAGAAGTGTTCCTGGTGGGGAACAAATCATACATTCTCTCCCTAGTTCTTCTCGTTTGGGTTACAGatagggatgggggaagggaggacgCGAACAGGCAAGGGGCGTTCTCTCTAATGGGTCTCTTGCTCGACTTCCGGTGGCATTTCGAATCTACAGACCCGTGGGGGCACCTACGATTGCATCTTTGCTGTTTTAGCAACAACTGTGCTAATCGAAGTGGTTAAGTAAGTATGGGTAACGTCAGTTTTGTTTCATTAGCTTAACTCAAGAGCTGGCAGAGCGCTGTGTGTTTTAGTTCTTGTACTGCTCCCAGTGAGTATTTGTTCTGCGCGGGGAGGGTGACGActagtaaagaaagaaagtgaagtcgcttagtcgtgtccaacactttgcgaccccatggattataacctATCAGggtcctctggccatgggatttttccaggcaagaatactggagtgggttgccatttccttctccagggggatcttcccaacccagggatcgaactcaggtctcttgcgttgcaggcagatgatttaccatctgagccaccaaggaagcccatgtagTGTACTAGTGCTAAGTGCTGTGAGAAAAAGAGATCGTTAAGGCAGGTTTACCCAGACATTTGGGCAGATATTTGGAGGTGAGGAAACTAGCCATACAGATGTCTGTGTGTACATGTTCCAGGCGAGGGGAGCACCCAGTGCCTGGACCCCAAGGCGGGAATGTACTCGGCCCTTGAGAAGTGAGCAGGGAAAGAGGAGTTTGAGGGTCTGGAGTTGATTAGTTTAACCTGATCGCTTCCATAACCGAATTTTTATTACTTGGGTAGGATGGGTTCTCGTTGACACTTTTTCAAGTATGCCATAAAGCTGAGCTTGTGTGAGTTAAGAGAGGGAGATGAAttcaattctcttttcttttgtaaatagaGGCTCGTTTTTGAACTTCTCTCAAAAAACTCTGAGAAAGTAACAGTGCTCCCTGAAACcatcaagaaagaaaatggtaaattttatggaTTTCTTATGAATGTCTTTcagaataagtaattttttttagaaacGCAATCAAGGGAATTAAAACTGCATGGAAATTTCagtgacaaaacagaaataataagcTGAAGAACTATACAGTGTAAAATGATTCTAAACAAAACCAGCAAAGgcaaaattaaattatgtttttcacTTAACACAGAATTTACCTTTGTATGGAAAAAGATAcgagagagagatggaaagggGTTGTTGCAGAAGAGCATAGTCAGGTGTGGTCCTTTTCATTGGATCCTTTTGCTCTTGATCTAAGATGGACAACTGGAGCTGGAGATAGAAAGAAAGCAGTGTgccccaccaacacacacacattcctgccCTCTTTCTTCAACTTAGCGTACTCTGACTGCTAGATACTattgtaaaaagaagagaaatttaaaaagaagtctcAGAAGCTTTCTAGCCTCTCTGGGATGGGGTAACAAAAGGAGTATTTTGACTACCAATGAATAGATTAAgcaaaaaggcaagaaagaaagagTACTCTGGTTACCTCTGCACATTTAGGATCTGAAAACACAGATGCTTTTTATGTCTGTTGTCTTTAGTGGAGAAAGAAATTGTTTCAGTTCTCACAATTAAACTACATAAgggaaatggtaaaaaaaaaaaaacttgtttgtaAAAGTTTTTTTCAtactatttttcaataaatattaatgactTAGTGAATTGCTTATTTAAGTCAGTCACACTaacataaaaatcatttttattgatgAAAAGTTCAAATAAGATAATTATTTCCATCATATTATTTGCTCCCAAATTTTTTAGCATAGATACCATTTTACCTAAACATTTACATTTctcctctggaatttttttttttctactgctgaaataattttgaagaaatgCAACTTATCTCTGAAGAGCTACTGTGTGGATAGATCATCTCTGAAATggtgtttttttctgtctttattcaGATAGTCATCTTTAATATCTAGTTAGGGAAATGATACAGTGCACAAAATCACCTGAAGAAATCTCATTTTTCTCAcaaatttctctcctttttagtCGGTGACATTGCATACAGATGTAGGTGATATTAAAATAGAAGTCTTCTGTGAAAGGACACCCAAAACATGTGAAGTGAGTACCATAATATATGCATAAAAGATGAGTTAATGCAATAGGGTAACCATTTTCAAATTGAGTCACCTAACTTAAATGGCataaccccccctcccccaaaaatagaaaacttttctATAAAGCCATTGTCAAGAAAAACCATCAATCATAATTTCTGATCTAATTTatacttcactttcttttaaatgaattatttagtttttggctgtgctgggccttcgagGCTGCATGCAGGGCTTCTCTagctgcagggagcagggctgCTCTCTGGCTGCAGTGCACCAGCTTCTgtttgtggtggtttctcttgttgtgcagACAGGCTCAGTggtcgtggcacacaggcttagttgccccctggcatgtagaatcttcccagaccaaggattgaacctgtgtccccagcattgacaggcagattcttaaccactggaccaccagggaagtcctacactTCTTTTTCTGGTGTTAAAAGTGAGTTGAAGAAAGGATAGACAATTTTTCTCTTACCATAGTGTGGCTGGTATCTTTTTCTCTTGGCTCATTTTTCTCAAGAAATATAGGGGAACTGTTCCGTTCATCATTTCACTTGTTTAAATAACAAGGATAGAAGGAACCAGGGAGTGCCTTggcggtccactggttaggacttggtgctttcactccTGTGGCCTACGTTCAGTCtctggggaactaacatcccataagcagcgtggcatggccaaaaagaaatacaagaaagggaaaaaaagagagtcagctatatatattcattcattcagcaatttTGCTTATGAGAAGCTATCTTGCCAGCATCTGGAACTTCAGTGATGAACAAGAGACATTCCTTGCTCATGTGAAGCTAATATTTACCTGATAGGCAGAGGGGAGATTcattctagaaaaaaatgtaattctaGAGGGAAATAATGCCTTGAAGGAAATAAAGTGTTGAGATGGAGAATAATGGGAAaggatttatttaaaagaagGTGAGGGCAAGGCTAGCCAAGAAAGTGGTACCGCACTTGAAGAACTCAGTGTGAAAGGTAATGAAGGCATCTCCATGGCAGGACTTATAAAAAAGGACGTCCCAGGTATAGAAATAGGTACAGGGCCTCAAGGTGTGAAAACCTgactttttttaataaactttcagAAGACTGATGGGGTTAACAGAGTAAGTAGCAGGGAAGGAGTGATTATCATTATGAGATGCAGAAGTAGGCTAGGTCATGCAGGGCTTACTAGGGTCTGCTGaggattttgtattttctttcagaaacagaAGGAAGCTATTGGAGAGTTTTAGTCAGTGACTTTATCCAAAGTAATGCCTAAAGGACATTGTTTAAATAGGTTGCTGCAGTATTTCCAGTAAATACAATTCATTTGTTATCTAAAATATGTTTCTGCTACATTTCTCAATCATTATTTTTACTCTCCAGAATTTCTTGGCTCTTTGTGCCAGTAATTACTACAATGGCTGTATATTTCATAGAAATATCAAGGGTTTCATGGTTCAAACGGGAGATCCAACAGGTAAGTGATTCCAGTTAATACGTAGGGAATTGAATATATAGTGTAAAGAAGAAACTAgctaaagaatagaaaaataaaagcatgtggGGTTTTTTATAACTTACCTTAGCAAGAAATTTTTAAGCAGAAGCTACTAGCACCAAAGCCCTAAAATATGAACAATATTGATAAGGAGGGTTTGGAGGTTTTGtagagatactttatttttatgttctttaaagttcattttggggaagaaagaaaggacatatcagattttatttgtatttaaaggGTTACACTATATAAACTAGCCcttatatttagaaaatgaactcTTTCACCTTTAATTAGATACTTCATTTGTTTCTCTTGTAATATAGGTACTGGAAGGGGAGGTAACAGTATCTGGGGCAAGAAGTTTGAAGACGAATATAGTGAATATCTTAAGGTATATCCAAAATACTTCAGAATCTATTTTTTCATGCTGTGTTTACACTTGGAAACAGATACATATGTTGTAATAATACAGGTTAAAATAATtagtaaatatacttttttttggtagtttttcACGCTTGATAAGTGAtgtcagaaaagaaatataaatgtcaGTTCTAGCCTAATATATAATGGAATCTCACCATCACATGAATCTTGACATTAGGTGAACTCATCTTTCAGTCCAATCTGAAATGTTTAATCAATAATATACCTGTGGGGCTTCATGTCTCACTATAAAATTCATGTTGAATGACATGAATCATTGGTCTTTTtgagagtggggaggagagacTGTCAGACCTCCTGGTTGCAATATTATCAATCGCCAGCTTTTTATCTTCATCTCTTAGATATTTGAATATTTCTGTATTAACTTCACTTAATGTCTACGGTAGATCTCAGCTAGGTCTCAGAGAAGTGCATATAAATAAATCTTCAGCATAGAAAAATTAGATACTtatatttcctttgtattttttcaaactttctaaagaattttcttttttctataagtTAAAAAACTAGtacatattaattaaaaaaaaaaagttccattcCTCAGAGATGACATCAGTTAACAATTTATTGTATAGTCTTTCAATCTGAATATGTAATTTAGTATATTGTTTTGCAGTTACGGTAAAATGTACTCAGCAAAACTTCTAAAAATACTCACTTCAGTGTTTATCTCTCGACGGTGACTAggaataatttatctttttacttttctataataaatagatattgttaaaaaaaatattgttacaaAATTGGGGTTAGGAGgtgataaattatttaaaaagtcatccTTTTCCTGAATTGGAAATGAAACAGTTTTTTAGGCATTGATTAATGACTGTTTCCATGGTACTGATCTGTCATCCTATaccagtgattttcaaactttgCTGGTGACAGATTGACCTGtagaagttttaaattaaaaaaaaagagtagggccTTACCTCCCTAAatctagagaaaaacaatagaactgATTAGGACCGTGAGTACATTTTAAGATTCCCTGGTGATTCCTACACAAACAAGGTTAAGAACTATTTTCTAACATACCAGAAATGCGGATGCATGAATAGTCACATTCTCTAACCCAGAAATTCCATCCCCACATGTTTACCCTAGAGAAATTCATGGACATGTGCACTAGGCAACATGTACAGGTATGTTCCTAGAGTACTACTTGTAATAGCAAAAATCGAAAAACAATGTCCATCAATCTTTGAGTGGACTAACTGTAGTATATTCAGTAGTAAAATACTATACAGTGAAAGGAATACGTATAATACATGTATGAATCTTagaaacattatgttaagtgcaGAAATAATTTTCTAGAAGACTAAAAATAGTATGAGCTATTTTATGGAACTCAGAAACCAGCAAAAGGAAACAATATATTGTTCAGGCATTTATAAAGATATTAGAATACTAGTTACCACTTCAAGAGGCTGAAGTAATAGCTGAGAGGAGCATATAGGAATATGCAACAATTTGGTAAACTTTAATTCTTAAAACTTGGAAACAGGTTCATGGTTGCTTATTTTATTATACTGTAAGTGGTACATATATTCTTATGATGCATCAAATACATTTGGTTGGTAGTCACCTTTTAGGGAGACAGTAAAGCTTTAATATCCATGTCGTTGCATCTCTGTGGTTTGTCTCACTACTGTCTGCTGATGGATAGAATAATCATTGGACAGAGTAACCATTGGAGTTACTTttagtgtattttatatttgggCATCTCCCTGTAAGCCAGTTCTGTCTTCAATTTTATTGGTAAAGTTCTTTTAACTCTGGTACACATCCCCTGTTATAACAGGGTAATGAATAATAGACAAGGCCTTCCTTAGATCACCCAGTCCTGGGTTTATGAACTGACTGCCCATAGGTGGAAGACCCACAGATTCATTCTCTGTGGccattggtttaaaaaaattgtaaatgtcATGAGGCAAGAGATACACTGTTCCTTTTTGCCAGATTCCACCATTCCCTAATGTTTACATTCTTCCCAATTATCAATTATTATCTGCTAATCCTTGTGAGAATTAGAATTATGAAAAAACCCCTGAACTAGTCCAACCTCccttgttttacagataaagaaactagcCAGAGTCCAGTGTATATGTGAAGAGATTATGGGAATTTTGGTTTTGTTGTCTGCCTGATGGTTTCATGCCAGCACACTGTTCCTTAATACAAATGTAAGGATTATTTCTATTATACATTAGTGTTGCTGAAAGTGTTTGCGGCtgtacttctccaaagaagaaattgaGGAATATGATTTGGTATATAAACAATTTACATACAAGTTTTGAGAGATACAGATAATACAGAAACTGAACATTTGGACTAGCCCTATGGAACTGATTACATGTTTTCTTGATCTTTTAAATATTGGGAAGGTGAAGAGTGCATGTCTTGTTTCAGTCCTACATTTGGAATGCTTATGTAAAAACAGTTAATACTTTGGTCTGTCCTTTTCAGCACAATGTTAGAGGTGTTGTATCTATGGCTAATAATGGCCCAAATACTAATGGGTCTCAGTTTTTCATCACCTATGGGAAGCAGCCACATCTGGACATGAAATACACAGTATTTGGCAAGTGAGTATTCTGATTGAGAATTTCACTGCAAAGGATGCATGAGTGGCTGTGATCATGGCGTAACTAGTATCGAAAGAGCAGTATGAGAGCTAAATGTACCTGAAATTTACATCCACCACTTAATAGGCATGTGGCCTTGGGTAATTTACAACCTCTCTCATCCTCAGTTATTTTGTAAAGAAACACCAGCAGTTTTTTCAGGATCTTATGCAAGTTAACAGTATGTATTGTTTTCATTCAGAATAGCATTTTGTATCAACACATCTGAAAAACAGTTGCTTAAACAAGATGAACTGGGATGGTGTCACTGATGTCCCAGGTGCCTTTCTTTTTCTCGGCCACCATTAGCTTTCATTCTGAAATTCACCTCATGGTTATAATTTGGACAGCAATGGTTCAGTCAGAACATTTGTGTTCCaagcagaaaggaggaaaggcAAAAGGTGCTTGCCAGCTGAATCAGTCCCTTTTTAAAGAACTTTCCTGGAAGACCCAGGCCTTActtacaagttcagttcagttcagtcactcagtcgtgtccgactctttgcgaccccatgaaccacagcacgccaggcctccctgtctatcaccaactcccggagtccacccaaacccatgtccatcgagtcggtgatgccatccaaccatctcatcctctgttgtccccttctcctcccgccctcaatctttcccagcatcagggtcttttcagatgagtcagctcttcttatcaggtgcccaaagtattggagtttcagcttcagcatcagtccttccaatgaacacccaggactgatcttcaggatggactggttggatctccttgcagtccaagggactctcaagagtcttctccaacaccacagttcaaaagcatcaattcttttgcactcagctttctttatagtccaactctcatatccatacaggactactggaaaaaccatatccttgactagacggacctttgttggcaaagtaatgtctctgctttttaatattctaagttggtcataactttccttccaaggagcaagagtctttgaatttcatggctgcaatcaccatctgcagtgatttagaagccaagaaaaataaagtcagccactgtttccactgcttccccatctatttgccatgaagtgatgggaccagatgccatgatcttagttttctgaatgttgagctttaagccaactttttcactctctttcactttcatcaagaggctctttagttcttcctcactttctgccataagggtggtgtcatctgcatatctgaggttattgatatttctcccagcaatcttgattccagcttgtgcttcctccagcacaAGAGAGGGTAGGAAATGTTTTTCAGCTAGATATATTGCCATCTCAATAAAATCAGCTCTCTATAAATAAGAAGAAAGGGGAATGGAATCCTGAGGAGACTTTTAGCAGTCTCTGCAAGGAAATCCATTAGATGCACTATCCCTGGGAATTGCTTTTATAAATCAACATGAAGTTAATTTGTCAACAAATTATTTACTGTGTCCAGTAAACTAAGGCACAGTTctagagtttattttatttaacagtttgGATGCGAAGctagtttaattaaaaatacaagagtctacaacttttctttttcattccataTGCATTTCTAATTTATAGATTAATA
Coding sequences within:
- the PPIL3 gene encoding peptidyl-prolyl cis-trans isomerase-like 3 codes for the protein MSVTLHTDVGDIKIEVFCERTPKTCENFLALCASNYYNGCIFHRNIKGFMVQTGDPTGTGRGGNSIWGKKFEDEYSEYLKHNVRGVVSMANNGPNTNGSQFFITYGKQPHLDMKYTVFGKVIDGLETLDELEKLPVNEKTYRPLNDVHIKDITIHANPFAQ